GGACCGTTTACCTGCAAGCAACCAAAGCCCAATCAAACACAACTGATCAGTACCACTTCTGATACCAAACTCGTGTCCCTTGCCGACAGATTCTGCATTACAAATATCTATTTATAGGGATTAAAGGGCCACAGTTATCCACATACTTTTGTCAGTATACTGTACTTGTGTAGAACATGGCAGAGCTAAAGCCACACTGCAAACTAAACAAGCCAAAGTTGATTATCAGGCTTTGTTTACCTGCCAGAGAATATTTCTCAACTGCAGACTTCAGTCCCAGCAGAGTCGCAGTGTTGGTTTATTCTTGCTAAACTGCTGCAGTGAATAACAAACGCTTTGTGAGGGAAGCTAACAGGCCTGTAATAACCTTTATAAGAAAGGAAATGGAACAAATCTTTGGTTAAAGATTCTTGCTAAAAATGGAGACCGTGCCATAAATAATCGATAAATGAAAGCctgaaaacttcatttttttatatatgaTTTTCTGGAacaaaactgcatttatttacaATTTATTAAGCATTTATTAATACTAATAGCAGCATTTAAAACAACTTTAtggtcaaataaaaaaacataaacactagCCAAAAGGATgtttcacaacctggcaacccagaAGTTGTTCTTCATGGCTTTTCACTGATCTATTAACACTGGCAAAGCCCTCATTAACTAGGTATGGTTCTTTAATAAATGATGGCACTGTTATatcttctttttattattattactcctCAGTAGATatagttttgtatttttacatgtcTATTTTTTATTGTGTACAATTTAACCATTAACTTAATGGGTTTACTGGGAGGGTTTAGAGACATGATATCAGTGCAGGGAAACAGGCCTTCCGTGTGTTATTAGATGATTAGGACAATTActtattattacatttaaatgtgtttcctcCACTTCTATATTAGTTGTGTGCAATAGGCTGATAACAGCCCACATGTCCCTTAAAGGCAGACGGATCTTACTTCTGACACGGGGTGTGTTTCTTGTTCTGCTGCAGGACTCGGATCCTCTGGTTCAGGCCGTCGTAGGACACAGCGGATCGGCTGTTCCTCCCGGTGCTGTGGTCGTACAGCACCCACCTGCCCTCCCACTGCAGCGGGGCGAGGCAGGGCCCGGCCGCCGGGGACACATCCAGGCCGGGGAGGGCGAGAACAGACGCCCAGGCAGCGGCCAGAGAGGCGAACAACAGTCGGTGCATTCTCTTTGGAAGAACCGGGGTCCCGTTAACTGACCCcgttattattgttgttgacAGCGGGCCGCACCTGCTGCTGACAAGCTGGCTACAGTTAGACGAAAAACGTTTTCCGGTTttagttttcaaaataaaggctcGCGTGAACGTTATGGTAAACAGATATTCaaagataataataaaataaaacacggTACACACGAATAAATATATAGAGGAAAAGGAAACTACTGAAAAAGCAGCCAACTGAAGATACTACATGCGTGTGTAAATTTACCTTTCTAATTTTCTGAAGTGAAATTGTTAAAAGGTGTTAAAACATAACCGAAATTTGCTGGATTTACTCGTATAAATGTGAAAGTTTGCCAAGATAATTATCGAGATAATAACACTCAAGAGTGTTATTCGTGACTGCTGTTATTATAGATTAATCTGATGAGTATTTTCTCAATTATTTTATTGATAGTTTGGTTTATTAAATTCTGCCACTAGAGGGAGTGCATTCCCATTGGTCACATCCTTTCAACGTCACGGTGCAGCGCGGCGTGATGACGTCTCCTTACTAACCAACATGGCGAAGAAACAACGTGGGAATTCAGCTTTGGCGTCAAAGACGGCGGTTAtgaaagaacagacagacagtttcaaTTTAACGCTTGATTCCAGTGACGATGAGGCGCCCGAAGAGGTGACCTTTGAAGACTCAAAGGCTCAGGCTTTACGGAGCATGAAGCAGGCGCTGGACACGGCTAGAAGGTAGCTAACGCGTTCtaaaccaaactccattcaaaataTTCCATATTCAGGGGTTTTCATGCTACTGAGCTGAATAAATACACCGTAACGAGTTACTCATCACATATTCTTATTTTATCTGGGGGAATTATTACGTCGGTGCGCACATTCAGCACTGAGCGGCTCATTCTTTGACAAATTACTGCAATTGTGAGACTAACTGTGTTGTTGGTTGACAATTTAACAACATGGCGTGACGTTAGCAGGGTTAAAAAGCTGATGGATTCTTGTAAGAGGGAGCTCCTtgtgaatgtgaaatgtttCCCAACAATCCGCAAATTAGATCAAGGCAATTTTTGATACGTGTACGTTTGCGTGTGCACAAGATATTTGAAAGTTGTTCAATGGAGTTTGGTGCGACGGTTTGTCCAGACCAGGAcgctgtctgctgctcctgctgctgcaaggAACAGCCTGACGTCACACCGGGGTTACAACCACTGGAGGGAACAGCTGATGAGTCTGTGTCTTATCAGATCTTTCCATGTTTACAGGGAAAAGGAGCtgctgaaagagaagagaaggaagaggcaggaacTGTTCCAGGaacagaaggtgtgtgtgtgtgtgtgcgtgtgcgtgtgtgtgtgtgtgtgtgtgtgtgtgtgtgtgtgtgtgtgagagagatgttATGTCATGGTTTAACTGTCTGGTAATTAATGATCTTTACAGGTCTTTGCTTTCGCTGATAAATGAGTCATAAAACTGAAAGTCTGGGCAGGAACTGATGAAAGGCTGAGTTGTGTCTTggtgaagtcatttttcattaagAATCATTACTGAATTTGTCTTTACATCATTATTAATGAGACTGAGGTTGCAAACATGTTTTTCGTTCGGTCAACTGATCGATTATTGACTCGTTGTTGAAGCTCTAAACTGAAGCTGTTGTGATCAcgttaacatgctaatgttagcatttagctcaaagccctGCAGGGACCCGAACATGGACGACCATCTTTCAGTCCAGCTTCTTTCCCTTTGGCACATGTGTTATCTGTGTGATCACGTTGGGTAAAGCTCTCTTCACGCTGCTGttccacacagaaaagaaaactcTTACCGGCTGAGGTGTTGGAGGAAATCGACTCGACTCCTTCCAAGTAAGTTCACCGGTCTGCCTCATCCTGCAGCTCTTTTCTATCAAACATGTTCTCCTCCATCAGCGAACACTGacgtctgctctcttctccaggAAACAGAGAAAGCCCGAGGAAGAAGGTAAAGAAACTTCCCCCATGTTTGTCAGATTTTTAAGATTTAGCTGACGATCAGGCGCAGCAGAatctgcctcagtgtgactcGTGTCTTCTCCcccagctgaggaggaggaggaggaggtgaaagaggaagatggcgagagcaggaagaagaaaaagaagaggagtgGGAAGCTGGGACATACCCGAAAGTATGTAACTACACTTCTCTTGACAAAGTAAAATGGTCAGAACTCAAAGTTCACTCACTGGAATATGCTTGAATTTGAATATACTTTTTGGAAAATGCTTGAAGTTTTTGGATTTAGTTgccttgaaagtgcttgaaaaGGGCTTGAATTCTGTCATCTGTCAGTCTGAAGGGAAACTACACGGTGACCACGGCGAAGGAGCGAGGGTCGGCCTCCGCCCAGCAGCAGGCGGCGGAGGACTTCATCCGGTCCAGACTGTACGGACCAGGAAGCTGCAGGAGCACAAGTAAGAAGGCGTCGTTCACTCTGCAGATCCTCAAGCctcaacaacacaaacacgtgAATACGGACGGTTTATACAGAAGAATCAGAGCTTTGATGAGTCAGATCTGATCTGAGATCAGATGTAACGTACACAAAGTTATTCTCTGAAAGTTATAGAACTTCATGGTGGCGAAACCCCCAAAAATCATTTGATTAATGGACAAAACCACATGATCAGCCTGCCTGTCGCACTCACACGCATCAtcaattaaaacacatcagtcagcctcactgtccacacacacacactcactacagcaccaaatgtggattcatccgccgctgaaagtagtcccAACAGATGCCGTATTTCCTCCCGTTTGAGTAACGTTTGATTAAAACTGAAACGACATGAAGCCTGAAAGTGTTACGAAGGTGAATTCTGGAGAACAGAGATGCAAAATTACGGCTTCCATCACCAACGCAAAATACTTGCGAGCTTCACTCTGTGGCAGTAGTCTGCAAAGACCATGATCTGCCTCAATTTGAGCTTTGCGACAGCGACGCCCGTCTCGTCCCTCCGAAGCGTCCGCTCCTCTGGGACGCTGCTGCCGAGACGACGGCAACACGCTGCGTTCAGTTCGCCTTTCAGTCCGGCCGAGCTTCCTCACGCTTCACGTCCGTCTGCTTTCAGGTAACGAGCTGCTCTCCCTCCGGAACAAGACGGGCAGAAATAAAAGTGCGGCCGTGCAGTTTGTGAAGAAGGACTGGGGTAAGTTCACTACAGCTGAACTGTTCTGACACATAAGTCAGAATTTTCAAACTGTGCTCGGTTTACTCTGGTCCGAGTCAGCTGATGGCCGCTTGCTGTGGTGTCCACCTGAGACGGTTCACGCGTCTCATTGGTCGGATGTCCAGAGGACACTGCTTTAGTGAAAAACTATGACATTCCCGTCAGCCTCAGCGGCACTTTACTGCTAACACACTAACTGAGATGGTGTACAGTTATCATATCTTCTAAATGTCGACATGCCAGCATTTTAatgctagcatttagctcaaagcgctgCTGTAGACTTGTTCCTCTCAGCACACACGTGTTGGTGttgaatgaaaagcagctggTTGTTTTAAGCTCTGGCCTGAAAAGCCGCCGCTGGTCGGCCTCTCACTGCTCGCCTCTCCTGTCTGACCCTCCAGCCTGTGAACGGAAAGCCAAAGcggagaagctgaagaagaggtGGATCCACAAGCAGCAGATTCCCTCCTGCTGACCCGGGTCAGCGCGCCTTCGCCGCTCCTTCTGCAGCCTGAATTCAAATGTCCACCAATCATGGCCGACCATCACGAACACAGGAAGACGTCATTTAGGCGGGAAAGGCTGGACAGCCCGAACTCCTCAGTTCATCCCCAAGACTGAAGCAAACGATGGAAAGCGACAGGCCGATGGAGGCTAAGATGACTGCTGCGATCTGAGAATCTGTTAATAAAACCTTCAGtgatttgttgtatttttaaaacagaCAAAGCTTCAGTGCTTCAGGTGTAACAGGTAACAAACGGACCTCTCAGCTGTAATCCAACGAGGATGGACTCAGATCACAGCATCAGTGAGCGTGAAGGTCATTGATGACTCTATTCTGTAAATGACAGACGAGCTCTGCGTGAGATGACTTGTTGTAAATAAAGTTGAATTACGAGCTTTGATACCTTGAAAGTTCGGGAGAAGCTTAAGTGGAACTTAAGATAAAGAACAAAGTCTTacattcagtttactgttaATTAATTAGTTGatcaacaggaaataaaaatattttgattttttttttgttttttttggacgCTTTAAATCGCGGATGTCACTTATCAATAGTTTAACGCTGAAGTCAATAGATTGAAAAAAGTTCTGATCGCTGATGATTGATCATCAGGGATTCTCAATCTTTTTGACTCGTCCACGTGCACCAATCAAAACCTTATAGACCAGAGGAGGCAGAACCGTTCAGCATTTCACAATCAAGGCCTGAATAAATTATCAGTTTATCACTGATGTGACACTATTAGCATAAAGCTTCCACTTTTTAGTAattagctgcttattagcatgtaAATTAGTAGCATATTAACTCCTTTTCAGTCATGTTTAATAGCTAAATATTATACATGGATGACCAAGTCAACCTAACCGTAACCCCCAGAACAGGCCTTCAAAGTGCTTTCTAATGACTAACAAAGAGCCaatctgctgctgaggagcAACCAGTTAATGGTCAGTATGTTCCTTAACATGAAGTGGGACCAACAGGAAATACCAGCACAGAAATGCGAAAGATGTCTGCGTTTATTAAAAACTACTAAGTTTGGCCACCAGAGacgtttgtgtttctctgcgAAATGTCAAAGTTTTAATTATGTAAGAATGTTTTCAGTAATTAAACAGATCCCTGCAGATGTCGTCAGATGTTTCCAACTCGCAAATAGTATTTTTGGCCTCAGAAATCAAACTTGTGATGAGCCTTTTTTACCGTTTTCTCACATTACAGATTAATCACCAGTTAAAATAATAAGTCTGTTATTTAAAGGGTCCAGAAACTAAACCGACCGGTTTTAAGGTGGACTGTTCGTCTTAGGCCTCGTGTGTGGGACTGTGGGTTCAGTATGAAATGAAGACACTTTGCAGGACTGAGCTGGACTCTGCTGGTCAGAGTCTGAACTGGAGGCAGGAGACAGACTTCAGCTCCGGGCGTCATGCAGCATCCACACACGTGCCgtcatcatttgtcatttttaatataAATCTTTTCACCCTCACACaaattgcactttttttttctccaaatggACACACAGTCAGCAGTGGACAACTTACTGGTTGACATCTTCCTTATACACCGTGAACTGGCTaaaagaaggagaaacaaaaagaataaaataagagACATCTAACTTGATCTTACCACCACTTTACTATGGCATGCATAGGTTTCAGACCTTACTCAGAAAGAGACAACAGACACTTTGTCTAAGAAGTTTTCTAAACGATGCCGTGACTGCTTGcgatctgaaaaaaaaaaaaaaagaaaaagaaaaagaaaaacaaaccatggTACAGAAAAGCTCGGTTCCACCGTGAGGACAGGTCGAGTCCGGACCCCTGGGGCCGACCAGCCAAAGCCTGGGCAGCACGCAGGCGTCGTCTTCCTAAAGTATTTGGTTCTTCAGTTAGTAAATGTGGAAGCCACGCTGCAGCGGACTGTCTTtaagtttttcttctttcattttcccgTCGATGCTTTGAGGCCAGAGAAGGCAAACCCACGTGGGAGCTCGCCTCTGAGGGATGCTGGGTAGTTTGAGGGCTTTTCATACCTGAATGTTATTCCAACAGCAGCTTTAGAAATAAGAACTAGACAGCAAAATGCTACCGGGGAGCAGCGCGGAGCCTGACGTCACTCTGCAGGTaaagagacaaaagagtcaCTTCAGCCACCCGACAGCGCGAACTGGGACTGAGACCAGAACATAcgcctcctctgtgtttgactcatttaaccaaaaagaagaaattcaaGCCGTCTGCCATCGTAGCGCCCCCTACATTAATGTTCTCCACCCGGGACTGAGCTTTTCGCACCGACTACTCGTGTTGTTACTGGTGACCTGATTCACAGGTGATGTCGCTTCACTACCAACGATGACGGCGGTTCAACAGCTGGTGGCTGATGCGTCTCTGTCCAGTGGTTTTAAAAGTGGCTATGGGGACACGCTGAGCAACTGCAAGGACGCCGACACCGCCTCCACATTCATCTCCATTTTTTAAACGGTACATTAGCACACATGCTGTTAGGCTAGTGACAAAAGCTCCTAAAAACCAATGAAAGCTACCATCTTGCAGCTTTTTACAAGAAAATATTCACTCTGAATTTAAAAACTGAGTCCCATCTGACTCCGGGTGTTAGCATGCCGTCATTACAGgactgctcactgctgtgagCTCTAAATGGTCCTTTAGCATTTTCCCAATGCCACTTCTGGAACCACGAGCGAGAGACCGCCAACCAGAGCAAGGCGGACACGGGGAGGGAGCGGACGACCCGCGCCCCCGGCGAGAAACAAAAGGAACGTTCTAGCGGGAATCAGTGCCAACATTAGCAAGCTATCTGGCCTCACCTTTCAGAGTAGGAGCTaattagcctagcttgctagcttCCACTTCAAGTGGAATACAAACTTGACAGGACAGCGATGTTtccaaaatggctgctgtaAAGGGACTAACGTCTGACAACCAAAACTAATCAGACttgaaaaaggagaaaacaacCAACACAAAAACATCTCGAGTCTACGTTTGGAGGCGTTAACGCTGTAGTGTTCTGATCGTTTCCAGGTGGTCCACATCGCCGCCGTGCCAGCTCTGCTGTCAAAGGATGGGAAACGTCCACTGAGAGACGGTTTCCACAAATTTGCCAAAAATACTTTTTATCCtctttttgaaaaaacaaaacatgaacatcaGCTGCGCATCTTTCTTTCCTTACACAGAGTGAGAAGCTggacttcaaatcaaatgcagAGCTCGTCCAGAGGGTGACTTCATAGCAGACCTGGTCTGAGTTCAAGTCTGAAAAGCCCGCCGCTACGccactaaaacaaaacaaaacccccccccaaaaaaagcaaGTCCACCTTAAATCGAGGCCCGGGGCCGGTCGGCTGCTCGGTCGGACCTTCCTATTctaaactgaggag
The Chaetodon auriga isolate fChaAug3 chromosome 12, fChaAug3.hap1, whole genome shotgun sequence genome window above contains:
- the nol7 gene encoding U3 small nucleolar RNA-associated protein NOL7 is translated as MAKKQRGNSALASKTAVMKEQTDSFNLTLDSSDDEAPEEVTFEDSKAQALRSMKQALDTARREKELLKEKRRKRQELFQEQKKRKLLPAEVLEEIDSTPSKKQRKPEEEAEEEEEEVKEEDGESRKKKKKRSGKLGHTRNLKGNYTVTTAKERGSASAQQQAAEDFIRSRLYGPGSCRSTSNELLSLRNKTGRNKSAAVQFVKKDWACERKAKAEKLKKRWIHKQQIPSC